CATGATATCCAGAGCGGTTTGATATTCCTTCAAAGCCGCTTCGTACTGCTTGTCCGCGTAAAGGGAACGGCCTTTGTTCAGGTGTCCCATAGCCGTATTCATTTTCTCGTCGAGACGAGCAATCGTACGGGTACTGATATCGGCGGCAACCACAGCCGAGGAAGGAGCAACCCTCCCTACATCTCCGGCCGATGCGGACAAGACGATAGGTTGTTGCGACGGCTGAAATCTGGAGGCAACAGCTTTCACATGGCTATCGTCCGGAGCAATGGAAATAGCCCGGTGTAAAATCTCGCTGGCAGCCTTTTCATTACCGGCAGCTTGAAGTTCCTGGGCTCTTTGCGCCAAACTGCGGGCGTACCGTTCCTTAATCAGGTCGGCATATTTGGCATCAGCCCGGTCCAGCTGTCCGAAAGCTTCCGCATAAGCATTTACGGCAGCTTCCATCTTGTTATCCATATAGGCGGCATCTCCACGGGAGACGATTTCCTCCAAAGAAACGGTCCCCGACGAAGTCGCCTGGGCAGGAGGAACCTCAGCCGCCGCTATCGAGAGAACAGCAGCAGCCATACCGAACACATATTTGTGACGTGGAAAGAGACGAATCATGGCAGTCTTGGGAACTCTACTCATTTTCCCCCCGTTCGTCACCTCAAAAACTCGAGTTGGACCAAAAAAACGTTTTTTCATCGGAATACGGAGACTGAACCAGCTGCACCGGTAAGACCTCAGAGAAGAACCAATCCTCGCCCGTAGAGAGTTTTTAAGAACAGTAACAGTCATTTAAAACGGGGTGGAGATTACGCTTTTCTCCAACGTCTAACGGGCGTAATTTGATCCGCATGCCCCACACCAGTCCTCCCCGAGCCTGGGCCGAAGTTGACCTTGGCGCACTCAAACACAATCTCCACGTCATCCGGCGTTCTGCCGGGGGAGCACACATCATGCCCGTCGTCAAGGCCGGTGCCTACGGACACGGCCTCGAGCCTGTCGCCCGGTGTCTGGACCGCGAGGGTATCGTGTTCTTTGGTGTCGCCAATGTAGGGGAAGCACGACGCATCAGCCAAAGTGGTTGCCGGACAAAACCTTACATCCTCGGTCCTGCTTTTCCGGAAGAACGGGAGGAAATCGTCCTGAACAACTGGCGCTGTTTCATGTCCACACTGGAGGAAGGAGACCATTACAACGCCCTTGCCCGTCTCTACGGCAAAACCCTGCCTATCCACATTTCCGTAGATGTCGGCATGGGTCGCGGTGGTCTGCTGGCCGATCAAATACCTACCCTCATAGACCGTATCCCCACCTGGCATAACCTCTATATCGAAGGTATTGGCGCCCACCTTCCCTGCGCGGACGAAAACAGGGCAACCACTGAACGCAACATATACCTGTTCGAAAAAGCCGTCCAGGCTATATCGGCCCACTGTCCCCTCCCTTACCGACACCTGTGCAGCAGTGCCGGCATACTCGACTACAAGGTTCCATCGGCCAATCTGGTACGCCCAGGAATCATCCTGTATGGATATTCGCCCGTCGATACACCCCTTGGTCGCGAACTCAAACCGGCCCTCGTCCTCAAATCGCGCCTGACACTTGTGCGCACATTACCGGAAAACCACGGCATCTCCTACGGTCAGGAATTTACGACGAAATCCCCCACACGCGTCGCTACCGTTGGCATCGGGTATGCCGACGGCTATATGCGTATCCTCCACAAGAAAGGGATCCGGGTCTATTACAACGGCGTTTTCTGTCCCGTTCTAGGCCGGATTACGATGGACCAGATCATGATCGACGTCAGTCAGGTATCCGACGCACAACCGGGAGACGCAGTTGAAATCATGGGAGAGCACGTCACTATCCCGGAAATTGCCCGCATGGCCGAAACCATCCCATGGGAAATACTTACTGCTATCGGACCGCGCATTCCTCGTTTTTATTCGGAATAACAGTCCGCCCCAACAAGAAATGAAAAGCCGTCCCTGACGATTAACGTCAAGAGGATGGCTTTTCATTATTTTTATCCGGAACTTTGGACAAGCGCAACAAATCATCGTTCATGCCGGCAGACCTTTCAGGAACAATCCAACAGCAAACCTTCTCAAAAACACGGTTTATCCACCTGCCGACAATGATTTGATCCATCTGCCGGGATAAACAATCGATCTTGCACAATTGAAATAGATTCTTCCTCAAAAAATCCACCAATGTGCATATCAGGTAAATTCCAAAAGTTGAGGCCAATACGCCTCCAACGAGCACATACCATGGCTCCCTCCCAAGAAACGAGAAATTCCCACCGATAATATGGTTAAACACGAGGGGGTGGGTATGAATTAAATAGACTGAGAACGACAGAGGGGCAAAAAAACATACACACTTCCGAGAGAAATCGCCAAGTTTCAAACGAAGGAAGAAGAGAAACAGAAAAATTGCGGGAAAAAGAATCAAAGGTGACGGATAGGAGACAAACGCTTGAGCTCCCTTGATTTTTCCAAGCACTGTTTCTGTAATCCACCCAATGGACAAATAGCTGGTCCAGGCCAGCAGAATGCAGAACGTATAACCGGACAGCATATATTTACGGTTCACCCGATGCTCAATGGACAATATTTTAATGGAAGCACCGATGACATACAGACAAGCAAGCCATAGAACGCCGTATCCCCCCTGATTAAAATATGATACTGAATGGGTTAAAGTAGGAACAAGCGACTCGGTTAAAATAATTAGCATAATCAGTGCCACCAGTGTTTTCCGGGGAATCATTTCCAGAAAACGATTCAAATACGGAATGAAAACAAACAAAACGGCATATGCAGTAAAATACCAATATTGTCCCCTGGTCACAGGCATAACAGCTTTGATCACCTCCTTCATACCGACACTACCCGGAAGAAAATACGCAAACACAGTAGTAATCAGAACACAATAGAATACGACCTGAAACCACAGATCAAAAAAACGGGCATAGTGCTGCCGTCTCCCATAGCAAACATAACCGGTAATCAAAGCATAGCAATCGACAGCGCAATAAACACCAATCTCAACTAACCACGCTATATGCAGAGACATCCCAGAGGATGATTCCAAGACACCTCCCTTCCCTAATACATGAAGCACTACCACCATCATCATAGAAAGAATCCTAAGGGCATCAATACCGTAGTTCCTATCGTTCCGTTCATGCATAGGTGAGAATTATAGCGGATTACGAAACCGCCTGAAAAACGCTCACTTCACTTATAATAAATTAATTATGTGTATATATTTACTCTCGTTCTTTTGAACGGGTAAATAGAGAGTAAATTGTTTATCAATTAATTGGTGATTTTTTGGAGTCTCTTGACAGCGGTTTCGTAAAGCGTTTTACAGAGGGTCACTCTTCCATCCCCATGTTTCCTGGCAGTCTGCCTCTTCCACCTATTCGAAAAAAAATACATAAATACCTATTTGTTAATAATATACAAACATTTATCGTCTCTCTCTTGCGAAGACAGAGAAATCGCCTTAGAGTAGGACATGCTCAATTTCGTCTACGACAACAAAACCCGGCTTATTTTCGGGAGAGGAACACGGTTCGACATCGCCTCCGAAGTCGAGCCTCATTCCACAAAAATCCTACTGCACTACGGAGGAGGTAGCATCAAACGCTCAGGACTTTACGACACCATCACGCAATCGCTCCGGCAAGCCGGCATCGATTATGTCGAACTTGGGGGAGTCAAGCCCAATCCCTCCATCGCCCTCGTTCGTCAGGGTATCGACCTATGCCGAACCCATGATATCGGCTTCATCCTCGCCGTCGGAGGGGGCAGCGTCATTGATTCAGCCAAAGCCATTGCCTTGGGAGTTCCCGCAACCGAAGACGTATGGGATCTCTTCATGGGCAAAGATTCCTCATCATACACGCCTCTCCCTATCGCCACCGTCCTGACTATCCCTGCCGCCGGAAGCGAAAGCAGCCCAAATACCGTCATCTCCAATGACGAAACCAAAAGAAAACTAGGCCACAGCCACCCTGCCCTTCGCCCCGTCTTCAGCATCGTTGATCCGGAACTCTTCTTTACCCTGCCTCACAACCAGATGGCCAATGGAGTCTGCGACATGATGAGCCACATCTTCGAACGCTACTTTACCAACACAACCCACACCGACCTCTCGGACAGTCTCTGCGAAGCTACCCTGAGGACAATCATAAAGAATGCACGCATCCTCAACACCAACCTCCATGACTACGACGCATGGGCTGAAATAGCCTTCTCCGGCACTATCGCCCACAATAACCTTCTGGGCATAGGACGTGAACAGGATTGGGCCTGCCACGCCATGGAACATGAATTGAGTGCCCTCTACGACATCCCGCACGGCGCCGGACTTGCCGTCGTCACTCCGGCATGGATGCATTACGTCTACCGGGCCAATCCAGGCATGTTCGTTCAATTTGCCGTCAATGTCATGAATGTCGAAGGATCCTATCGCGACCAGGATTCCATCATCCGGGAAGGAATTAACCGCCTGCAGGCCTTCTTCCGTAATCTGGGACAGCCGACCACCATGCAGGAGCTAGGCATTTCTCCCGAGGACTTCCCGGTCATGGCAAACAATGCCATC
This is a stretch of genomic DNA from Akkermansia sp. N21116. It encodes these proteins:
- the alr gene encoding alanine racemase — its product is MPHTSPPRAWAEVDLGALKHNLHVIRRSAGGAHIMPVVKAGAYGHGLEPVARCLDREGIVFFGVANVGEARRISQSGCRTKPYILGPAFPEEREEIVLNNWRCFMSTLEEGDHYNALARLYGKTLPIHISVDVGMGRGGLLADQIPTLIDRIPTWHNLYIEGIGAHLPCADENRATTERNIYLFEKAVQAISAHCPLPYRHLCSSAGILDYKVPSANLVRPGIILYGYSPVDTPLGRELKPALVLKSRLTLVRTLPENHGISYGQEFTTKSPTRVATVGIGYADGYMRILHKKGIRVYYNGVFCPVLGRITMDQIMIDVSQVSDAQPGDAVEIMGEHVTIPEIARMAETIPWEILTAIGPRIPRFYSE
- a CDS encoding acyltransferase, producing MHERNDRNYGIDALRILSMMMVVVLHVLGKGGVLESSSGMSLHIAWLVEIGVYCAVDCYALITGYVCYGRRQHYARFFDLWFQVVFYCVLITTVFAYFLPGSVGMKEVIKAVMPVTRGQYWYFTAYAVLFVFIPYLNRFLEMIPRKTLVALIMLIILTESLVPTLTHSVSYFNQGGYGVLWLACLYVIGASIKILSIEHRVNRKYMLSGYTFCILLAWTSYLSIGWITETVLGKIKGAQAFVSYPSPLILFPAIFLFLFFLRLKLGDFSRKCVCFFAPLSFSVYLIHTHPLVFNHIIGGNFSFLGREPWYVLVGGVLASTFGIYLICTLVDFLRKNLFQLCKIDCLSRQMDQIIVGRWINRVFEKVCCWIVPERSAGMNDDLLRLSKVPDKNNEKPSS
- a CDS encoding iron-containing alcohol dehydrogenase, which produces MLNFVYDNKTRLIFGRGTRFDIASEVEPHSTKILLHYGGGSIKRSGLYDTITQSLRQAGIDYVELGGVKPNPSIALVRQGIDLCRTHDIGFILAVGGGSVIDSAKAIALGVPATEDVWDLFMGKDSSSYTPLPIATVLTIPAAGSESSPNTVISNDETKRKLGHSHPALRPVFSIVDPELFFTLPHNQMANGVCDMMSHIFERYFTNTTHTDLSDSLCEATLRTIIKNARILNTNLHDYDAWAEIAFSGTIAHNNLLGIGREQDWACHAMEHELSALYDIPHGAGLAVVTPAWMHYVYRANPGMFVQFAVNVMNVEGSYRDQDSIIREGINRLQAFFRNLGQPTTMQELGISPEDFPVMANNAINVRGPIGGLMKLDVKDVQNIYKIASMQTI